One Vulpes lagopus strain Blue_001 chromosome 18, ASM1834538v1, whole genome shotgun sequence DNA window includes the following coding sequences:
- the BHLHE23 gene encoding class E basic helix-loop-helix protein 23, producing MAELKALSGDAYLALGRGYAVATGGLAYGAARGPEGGPGGELPAGPAPQGAAESSGEQSGDDDDAFERRRRRRRRGAGGAGGAGGAGEARRRPREQRSLRLSINARERRRMHDLNDALDGLRAVIPYAHSPSVRKLSKIATLLLAKNYILMQAQALDEMRRLVAYLNQGQGLAAPVAAAPLPPFGQAAVYPFSAGAPLPCPDKCAAFSGTPSALCKHCNEKP from the coding sequence ATGGCCGAGCTCAAGGCGCTGTCGGGGGACGCGTACCTGGCGCTGGGCCGCGGCTACGCGGTGGCGACGGGCGGCCTGGCCTAcggcgcggcgcgggggcccGAGGGCGGCCCGGGCGGCGAGCTCCCCGCGGGCCCCGCGCCCCAGGGCGCGGCCGAGAGCAGCGGCGAGCAGAGCGGGGACGACGACGACGCCttcgagcggcggcggcggcggcggcggcggggcgcggggggcgcgggcggcgcggggggcgcgggggaggcgcggcggcggccccgggagCAGCGCTCGCTGCGGCTGAGCATCAACGCGCGCGAGCGGCGGCGGATGCACGACCTGAACGACGCGCTGGACGGGCTGCGGGCGGTCATCCCCTACGCGCACAGCCCGTCGGTGCGCAAGCTCTCCAAGATCGCCACGCTGCTGCTCGCCAAGAACTACATCCTCATGCAGGCGCAGGCCCTGGACGAGATGCGGCGCCTCGTGGCTTACCTGAaccagggccagggcctggcGGCGCCGGTGGCCGCTGCGCCCCTGCCGCCCTTCGGCCAGGCCGCCGTGTACCCCTTCTCGGCCGGCGCCCCGCTGCCCTGCCCCGACAAGTGCGCCGCCTTCTCCGGGACGCCCTCCGCGCTTTGCAAACACTGTAACGAGAAGCCCTGA